The genomic DNA CCATTCAGAAAAAGAGGTATATAAATCGTTACCAGAGGTCCTGGCTGTCTCTGGATCATCAAAGACCACACATTTTTCCTCAATAAAGTCTGCAACAATGTCCTGTTCTCTCTGGTATGTCTCTGCGGCCTCGCGTACAGAAGGAGGAGGAGCCAGGCCGTTGCGCTGCCAAAGGATATTACCTCTGACCAGCCAGGCCAGAATTCCTGAAAGCTCATTGAGTAATTTCTGCATTAAGTGATCGTCCCGGACCTTCTCGGTTGATTTCCGGGGGTTGCGGACAAATTGGAATGGCCAGTCAACTTTGAGCAGTCGACTCCAAAAGGCAAAGTCGTCTGCTGGTGCGTACGGATCGTTATTGGTCATGAGCACCAGCTTATGTGTGGGTCTGAAGTGACGTTCATGCTTGTCATGTGGGTTTCGACCAACCAATGTATCGCCCCCGGTGAACCATTTAATACGGGAAGGACTGAATCTTCTGGCCTCGTCCGACTCTGAGGCTGTGGCCAAGCGACGGCTGTACAAGCTCATAATGTCAGGGGTAGGGCCGGATGATGACTTCTGGCGTCCCTGATCCAACAGCATTTCGGCTTGAATTGGTCCGGCATACGGACCCAGGATTCGTAGGATGGTCTCGATAAACACACCTTTGCCATTACGGCCCAGGCCTGAGAGGATCAGAAATACCTGCTCCTCGATCAGACCGGTGAGGCAGTAACCAAAAAAGCGTTGAAGGAAATCGATGACGGGTTGATCTTCCAAAGATTCCCAGAGAAATTTTTCCCAGGTGGGGCAGGGGGCTTCAATGTCCAGCATATCCACAGGGCAAGACTTGACGATCAGATCGCCTGGATGGCCGGGTCGGATTTCTCCTGTATCGAGCTCCAGGACTCCATTGCGACAACCCAGAAGCATGGGATTCTGGTCCAGGTTGTCCCCGCGGACACTTATTGAAAGAGGTTCGCGCAGGTGAAAGGCAAAATCCAGGCAGGCGTTAACCCCGGCCGGGGATCTTAAGCGTGATGCCCGCTTGTAGCACTGCTTCTGCTTTTCAGTATAATATTTTTCCAGGTCTTCTTTACCTTCACTTGCAGCCTGACGGGATCTATCCTGCATCTCACGGGCTACCTCCAGGTACTTAATAGCCACTTCTTCCACCAGCTCCCGGTCCTGGCTCATAATATCAGGTTCCCAGTGATGACCCTGCCAGATCAGTGTCTCGTCGCCCATCATATTTCGGAGCACCTTATTCTGGTGTATGATGGCATACAGGGTACCGTCTCCCCTGGAGTTTGCATCCAGGCATTCAAGTACCAGATCTGTGGTTATCCCCAGTTTGGGCATTAAGTCTCCTGATTCCATTTTTCCGCGCAATATTTCCATGTAAAAGTTCTGACTTTTTGCGGCTCGCTGATCCGCATGGCAGAAAAGCCCAGGAAGGACCCAAAAAGTTTCAACTGACATGGAGCGTTTGGTTTAGATGTAAGCAAAGGGGGGAAAGGGGGGAAGTCAGCAGCCCCTGACCCTTCCATGCTGACAAGGATCTTCTCGTTAACGCCGATCTTGCTTGAGATACCGAGAATCAAATTAAATCCCCTATTCTGGACCGAGGTCGTCTTTTCTGGCATGAATTATCCGAAAGATCATAAGGAGGAGTTGCATGACTAAGTTTTCCCTTGCCCAGCATAAGCAGTACGGTTTGATGTTGCAGGATTGCCATGACAAACTGATTGAGTTTCAAGTGGCTGTCGGACAGGCCTACGGTGTCAATTCTCCTGCATCAAAGTTTGTTCGCCTGGCTGTCCATGACATTAAAGACCTTAAAATCGAGATGGAAAAGATTGTTTTCTTGGAGAACCGCAGCCTCGAGCACCGGGAAAAGGTGAGCATTTACACTCCCAATCTCCGGGACAATTCCTGAATTCTGCCTGTCCATGGCTTTTCTTGCCTATGAGTATTGTCAGCTTAAACACCGGAGATATCCCAGGACAGGGGCAATGATAAAATACCGGCTCTTTCACCAAGTCGGTTCTGGGGTCAAACAGCTTGCCCAAAAAAACAGTCCTCTGTGGGAGACTTGGTGTCAGATATGCTTCAGGGAGGTCTCCCACAAAAATCACAGGAACGCTTACGTCCACAAGCATCTCTGTGTCTGTAAGCTTGTCTTCGGCAATCACCCTGCCTTCCAGCACAGACATGAGCATTGTCAGTTCACCTGCCTCTCTGCTTGGATATACAAGGGCCACATCTGCGTCCGGCAGCGTGTTCAAAAAGTCCTGTTGGTCGCATCCCTGGTTCCATATGCTGACATTAAGCCTCATAACTTTTCCTCCCTTTTGCCTAATTAATCGATCAAATAATCCTTGATTTGGGTCTGCTGGCCAGACGCCGAGGCCTGCAGACCCTCCCAAAGATCAGTGGATTGTGGTCAGCCGTTTGCAGCAGGGATGGCCGCGTTCTCTGCCTCGGATACTGGCCAGGGGTTAGGAGCGCACCCAAGGCTTTCATCGGGGCCGCCACGGACTCGGGCGCAAAAATTTTTAATGTGTAACCTCTCAATTTTTATTCCTTAATTTTTATTGTCTTACGCAAATCTTACTTTCATCAAACATTTGTCTTACTTGATCTGCCCAAAAAAACGGCGGTCTTACAAAGTCTTACCGCCGTATTACAAGCTACTTGCTGTCTAAAAAGTCAGGCCTGATATCCTTGTCCTTAATGCGATCCAAGCCCTGTATAAATTTTACCTGCGGCAGGCCTAGAACCAGGCATGCCCTGATAAGTTCAGAGACAGTTAGGTCCAGTTCAACTGTCTGTTTGCCCAATAATACTTTGAGTTCTTCGCTGCAGCGAAATGTGATTGATGTTTCAGACATGCGTACTCCTTATGGACTTTGTGGGGGTTTATCGTGTTGTCCGTTTAGACAGTTGATCAGCTTCACATAAACCATGTGGCTTACACATTTTTGCCTTCCCTTGAGGATTTTGCTGATTGTTGGCTGCTTGACTCCAATAATTTCAGCAAGCTGATTTTGAGTTAGCCCATCGTTGTTGATGATTTGGACGATTAGTGCTCTTAGATTCGTGAACTCTGTCATGCTTGAATGATATTCCTATGAGAATATAAATGTCAACACTTCATTCTTTGAAGGATATGACAGCAAGATAAAAAGTAGGGTAATGTTTGGTATGGATACAAGGAAACGACTAAGGGAGGGCATACTGCATGCTGCTAAACATTATGGTAGTCTGCAGAAAATGATTGAAAAAAATGAGCTTCATCAGCCAACTATCTCTAAAATTGTTAACGACAAATCCAATCCTCAGTGGAGTACTGTAGCGAAAATTTTTGATGCACTAAAAGCTGAAATCACTTTTCCTTTTGATGACTCCAAAAAAGATATCACCAAGTCCGTCCATTTCGTGAAGCCCAAAATTGTTACAGCCCTGCCTGATGACGGTCCCATTGACGATGATTATATTGCTGTCCCTCTTGCCTCAATGCCAGTGGCTGCAGGTAGAGGGATCATACCAGAAGACAAAATCAGGAGCTGGATCCTGGTCTGGAAGGGGCAGGAGGCAGTCAGGCACAGAGGTAATCTGGCAGCAGTTGAGATAGGCCCCAGGGAAACATCAATGATTCCCACATTACATCCCAAGGATATTGTACTCATTGATCGGGATGATTACAGGCCCAAGCCGCCGCCGGGTAATATTTACCTGGTGCGGGAGCCTCAGGGGGACGTTGACGGTCTGGCAATAAAGCGGGTCAGATTTCAGATCAAGAACAATAAAGAATTGATTGTCTTTTATTCCGACAATACAGACTTCGCACCAGACATTTACGACATGGAGACTGACTATTCAGGGGAAGTCTCCAGGGCGGTTGTTGGCCGGGTGATCTGGAGCTGGTCGGATATGACGAAGAAGTGAATAAGGGTTTTTCAGATAATAAATATAGTGGTCATAACGGGTGTATGGCGGCTGGTGGGACGTCTTTAGTTGTTTTCTGAACCGAACTAGCCAAAACGTTTGTGTGTTGTATCAGATTATTGCGAGGTTGCTATGAGGGAAAGTTTCAAACCTGTACCGAATGTTCCTATTAATAACATCAAGCTCGATATTTTTAACTTTAGATATTACGGGCAGCTGAGCAGTCAACGAGACTGCGTGAAAGCGATGCTAAATGATAAAAATTCTGGTCTTTTAAACATCGCAAAGGATATCGCTCAAAATGGACTAACTCCGGATCCAATAGTAATCTCCAAAGATGATGCTGATGAATGGGTTGTTCGTGAAGGCAACAGAAGAATCACTGCATTAAAGTTACTTAATCAACCTGCAATCATAGAAGATCATCCTTTATATCATAAATTCAAAGATATCTCTAATAACTATCAACAAAATTTTCCCAAGGCTGTGGACTGTTTAGCCTGCGACAATGAAGATACCATCCTTGAGTATTTGGACCGTGTGCATGGAGGCTTTAAAGACGGAATTGGCCGTAGATGGTGGAGTGCTGATAACAAAACTTTCTATAATATGCATAGAGGAAAGCCGGGTGAAAACGCACTGGCGATTAAAGCCAAACAGATTGCTGTAGAGAATGGGGCCTCTATTAAAGAGCCTTACTTTATCACAAATCTACAGAGAGTGTTGCAAAATTCCGGTGTTCAAAAAATGCTTGGCATGTCATGGGACGGTCAGGGTATTATTGCTTCTGTAGACAAAGGACTGTTTATAAGTATTCTCAAAGAGATTGTGATGAAGACCGCAGATAAGACGTCCAGAGATCTCTATCTCGCTGACGAGCAACAGAAGTTTGTTGCTGATATCCTTAAAGCACTTGACGTTGACGTTGAAGCCGCTGGAACAGAACCCTATAGCCTTGATCCAGAAGATCCGAAATCTCCCTCCAGCAAACCTTCTAAAAGAAAAACTGGGAGAACCCCCATCAAACCAACTTGGGATCGAAAGCGATTAATTAACCCTGTTAAGACCACCCTGAAAATATCCGATATTCAGGAAAACAGAAAGGCCCGTGATATCTACCTTGAACTTGCAAGAAAAATCGATGTTCGAGAAGCTACCAACGCTGCATCGGTCTTGTTAAGGGTTTTATTAGAGTTAAGTGTTAATCATTACCTGCGTAAGCATTCCTTGTGTGACAAGAATGCGTTGCATAAAAATATCAAGCAAATTGTTGGCGATATGTTTAATAGTGGTAAGCTCAAAAAAAACTACCACGATGAAATGTTGCGCTTTTGTGCTCATGATGAGCTTTTGTCTGCGAAATCCCTCCAGCGACTTGTTCATTCCCCAGACTTCAATCCTGATCCTAGGACGATTTGCACCTTGTGGGATAACATTGAAAAATTCGTAACCCTATGTTGGAAATAATTCTGGCCATCCTGCCTTGGTCATGCTATCCTTCCTTTCAGAAGGAGGGCTGATATGCAGTATTATTCGCCGCTTAGATATCCTGGCGGTAAAGGCAGATTAGCTACGTTAATAAAAGATATCATCGAAATAAATCAGCTTAACGATGGAACGTACGTTGAGCCCTATGCTGGGGGAG from Desulfonatronovibrio hydrogenovorans DSM 9292 includes the following:
- a CDS encoding DNA primase family protein, with the translated sequence MPKLGITTDLVLECLDANSRGDGTLYAIIHQNKVLRNMMGDETLIWQGHHWEPDIMSQDRELVEEVAIKYLEVAREMQDRSRQAASEGKEDLEKYYTEKQKQCYKRASRLRSPAGVNACLDFAFHLREPLSISVRGDNLDQNPMLLGCRNGVLELDTGEIRPGHPGDLIVKSCPVDMLDIEAPCPTWEKFLWESLEDQPVIDFLQRFFGYCLTGLIEEQVFLILSGLGRNGKGVFIETILRILGPYAGPIQAEMLLDQGRQKSSSGPTPDIMSLYSRRLATASESDEARRFSPSRIKWFTGGDTLVGRNPHDKHERHFRPTHKLVLMTNNDPYAPADDFAFWSRLLKVDWPFQFVRNPRKSTEKVRDDHLMQKLLNELSGILAWLVRGNILWQRNGLAPPPSVREAAETYQREQDIVADFIEEKCVVFDDPETARTSGNDLYTSFSEWYQKYHRSKVPSITWFGRRMTKKFAKEKDGAVFYKGVVLAADN
- a CDS encoding XRE family transcriptional regulator, whose protein sequence is MTEFTNLRALIVQIINNDGLTQNQLAEIIGVKQPTISKILKGRQKCVSHMVYVKLINCLNGQHDKPPQSP
- a CDS encoding S24/S26 family peptidase, coding for MIEKNELHQPTISKIVNDKSNPQWSTVAKIFDALKAEITFPFDDSKKDITKSVHFVKPKIVTALPDDGPIDDDYIAVPLASMPVAAGRGIIPEDKIRSWILVWKGQEAVRHRGNLAAVEIGPRETSMIPTLHPKDIVLIDRDDYRPKPPPGNIYLVREPQGDVDGLAIKRVRFQIKNNKELIVFYSDNTDFAPDIYDMETDYSGEVSRAVVGRVIWSWSDMTKK